Within the Triplophysa dalaica isolate WHDGS20190420 chromosome 2, ASM1584641v1, whole genome shotgun sequence genome, the region CCAAGctaacatacagtacatcttCCTTTTGGTCTATGAGAGTAATGTTCTGGTAAATAATGTTCGGGTTCTGGTGGCGGGTTTCAGAAACAAtgcttagcttaagccaggactatgtcttagtaaaataattatattaaagttAATATAAAATACGAAATGTAAAAGGAAAAGCCACTGGAGTCTTTAGCTGTCCAGTACGTGGTTAAAGCTCAGATAACATCTCTCTGTGGAATTGCAACGGACCTGAACTAATTTTAAGTGTACAAATCCAACTCAAGCTTATAAATGAgcagaacatttttttcaaacacagTAATTCTGACTAAAGTCATTTTACAAATTGCTTTCCTTTACAGTTCTATGTGAAGACGAAGGAATGGGAGAGACAGAGAACGTATCAGAAGGCTTCAGTGAGTATCTCCATTAAAACAAATCTTCATTTCTATTGTAATAAATATGATGAGCACTTACAACAGTCAGTTGCTTAAAGGGATCCcttttacatgtacatttatgcatttggcagacgctgttatccaaagcaacttatattgcattatcctatacatttgtttctaagtatgtccAATCCCCTGCGATCTAACCAACGACATAGGCATTGTTAACACCATGGTCTTATCACATCAATCTCAAAAGGGTGCTCGACCAAGAGAGTAAATCCAAAAAGTGACAAAAGTCGGCACACCAGAGctccaaaaatataataatactttattatttaaaagatgCATGGCTCATGACGTTTCGAACACACTGGCTCTTCACCATGAAAACACCATAGTCTTACCACTGTGTTACAGGAAAGCACTAACAACCGTTTACACTGCCAATTTAATGTGACCCAATCTCAATTTTTTCCTCCAATGTGATACAGATCGGATATGATCCACCATAGTGTGAACAGGAAAAAACGCATGCATTCGGAAATTTCGAGATCAGTTTCAGACCTCATTCATATGTGGAAATAAATCACATATAAATCAGATATGTGTCAATGTGAATGTCATGTAAACAGGCAGATCGGATGCATTGCGGTCTGTACGTAATTAAAACGGCAACAATTTGGTACTTGTCAACAGTTTTATGACATATGATCAGGAGGAAGACATGTGGATGTGGATAAATCAAAGACTTTAAACAATTTGATTCATGAAACAAAGCATATGCGCAGGCTGCAATGATTCCTCTTTTCCTCCTCCTCCGCCTCAAAATCAATTTAATGTTTGGCGAACTTGTCATTTATCGCAGAGCTAACATCAAGCACATTTGGCATTCGTCCATCATGGCTAGAGGGTATTCTTGGCTCAAAAACCAGCATTCACACATGCGCAATGTTTCAAATGGTTTGGCAAGTGTAAGCACGTAAGTCCGATATGTGACACAATTGAAAGTTTTTAAAAACGGTCGGTCGAAAAAATTGGATATAGGCAACAAATTAGAATTGAGCGTCAAGACCTGCAGTGTAAACGAGGCCGTAGTTAATTAAAGGGATCTCTTTTGTCaatttacaaacattcttttttctgcagaacactaaagaagatattttgaaaatgttggtaattTAACAACAGCGGTACATATTCACATCTATTGTGAAGACACAAcaccaatgcaagtcagtggGTATCATTGtcgttcagttaccaacattcttcaaaatatattattttcgtgctctgcagaagatactggtttgaaatgacaaaagggtgggTAAATGACAACCACCTAAATCTCATGTGTCTTGATGTCTTGCGTTCAACAGTTTCGGAAGTATCAACTCAGACCAATGCAGAAGACCCAGGTAAGTCGGAcagttttttaatgaatgtgaTAAAATATACAAACCTAACCAAAATGTACTGTGTAGTCTATGTCATAAGCCATTCAACCGTAATACACACTGTATTTTGACTTCAGAAAAAACTTGAATGTACAGACACTTGTTACATTGTATATTCATCAGTCaatttttctttaaagagaATCATGAGAATGCAGGCTCTGGAGAGGGCACAACTCAAGGTACAAACTAaattttttcaaatgcaaaatgCCAAACTAAACTCAATTTACCACACCAGCAATGTTGTAAAGAGATAATTCACCTGAAATTGAACATCCTATCAGCATACCCCCACCCCAATGTCCTTCAATtgtattttctgtcttttgtggaacacaagaaGAAATGCAAACAGCACATTGGGTGGGTAAACCATGACAggattgttgtttttgtgtaaaattgatAAGCAATGTATATGTCATTGTAAAAGTTTTGAGGATAAAATATCTCTGGTTAGGTGCATATAAAGAAGATCAAGACTCTACAGCAAGCCCTGAAATAACTGTTAATTCGGAAAGAAATCTGACTGATGAGAAAGGAACAGATACAGATTCTTTGCAGAAAGTCATCATCATATCTTTGGTTCTCACACTCATCATCATCCCTGTTATTGTGTGCGGTGTCGTGATCTACTGCAGAAGGAGGACAAAAGTTGTGGGTATGTCATCAGtcttaaataaatgtgctttaaaatcTTCTTTATAGATGTTAAATCAGTCAGAGAGAGTGAGTTAAAAAAATTCTATGgatgacaaaaatatttacacgTCCTGCGAATTCTCCAGTGCGAATGAAACCAAATACAAGATGTGTGTCCTTTCTAGGTGACAACTTGTTGGCAGGGCCGGACTGCGAAACAAATTCAGGCCGGGATATCCCACACTCATCTAGGCCATAAAGcacaaatctattttttattaaatgtagaaTGCTTTGTAATCATCACACAATAGGTCATCAATGCTTAATTAAACCGACAGTGCATTgtttatgagcaaaataaatacagtttggcTTGAGAAAGtttcaagaattttttttatcatttggcCACACCACAAAAgcatgtttaaatgatttatattacaACTCTATCTTAGAGTGAAGATTCATTCAATctttatgtttaatataataaaacaacaaaacaacaatatatGCTTTAATTGTATGTGTGAAGAGAAACAATAGCATCCATTTTCCGTGAATGTCACTTTGTTGACGGTCCCTAAATTCACCAATATTGAATGCCCAAAGTCAAGCTAACTTTATGTCAATCTTTTATGGTGTGCATTTACTATCAAATGTCAAGAGCACGTTCTTATAGCGCGAAAGTACGTCAATATCGATGTGTGAGCACTAACAGAACTGGACGTGCGCCCTTAGATGCTCTCCGCTCGCACGCGGAAGATGCC harbors:
- the tmem154 gene encoding transmembrane protein 154 isoform X2, giving the protein MTLVLLLFLALTASWTGPVLCEDEGMGETENVSEGFISEVSTQTNAEDPENHENAGSGEGTTQGAYKEDQDSTASPEITVNSERNLTDEKGTDTDSLQKVIIISLVLTLIIIPVIVCGVVIYCRRRTKVVGDNLLAGPDCETNSGRDIPHSSRP
- the tmem154 gene encoding transmembrane protein 154 isoform X1, producing the protein MTLVLLLFLALTASWTGPVLCEDEGMGETENVSEGFISEVSTQTNAEDPENHENAGSGEGTTQGAYKEDQDSTASPEITVNSERNLTDEKGTDTDSLQKVIIISLVLTLIIIPVIVCGVVIYCRRRTKVVDENEDHYLDNEDDEKVPMPMFEDDIPSVMELEMEDLENWMSKGNGYGADAVFAAPS